From one Salmo salar chromosome ssa09, Ssal_v3.1, whole genome shotgun sequence genomic stretch:
- the LOC106610887 gene encoding MARCKS-related protein 1-A, with translation MGAQLSKGGVAVEGKAVADPAVAKTNGQENGHVKTNGDVSAKPDGDAAAVDGNGIAEPAKEGEMGAGDAIEAAPAAEGDAVKAEGEAAKDAKKKKKFSLKNSFKFKGISLKKTKKNSEEGKEAAASPTAEDKPEENGHAAKETKEETPAAEPVAEAKEEATLAPESEAAAAEEAPPAEEAPAEEAATPAEVTTPAASEAEPKAE, from the exons ATGGGAGCTCAGTTGTCCAAGGGTGGAGTAGCTGTTGAGGGGAAAGCGGTCGCCGACCCGGCTGTCGCTAAAACAAATGGCCAG GAGAACGGCCATGTTAAAACCAATGGAGATGTCTCTGCCAAGCCCGATGGGGATGCAGCTGCCGTAGACGGGAATGGCATAGCCGAGCCAGCCAAAGAGGGTGAGATGGGTGCTGGCGACGCCATCGAGGCTGCCCCTGCTGCTGAAGGAGATGCGGTCAAGGCCGAAGGGGAGGCCGCAAAGGAtgccaagaagaagaagaaattcTCCCTGAAGAACTCCTTCAAGTTCAAGGGTATCTCGCTGAAGAAGACCAAGAAGAATAGTGAGGAGGGCAAGGAGGCTGCCGCCTCCCCCACAGCGGAGGACAAGCCAGAGGAGAACGGCCACGCTGCCAAGGAGACCAAAGAGGAGACGCCAGCTGCCGAGCCTGTGGCAGAGGCCAAGGAGGAGGCCACTCTGGCCCCAGAAAGTGAGGCCGCAGCAGCAGAGGAAGCCCCTCCGGCAGAGGAAGCCCCCGCCGAGGAGGCCGCCACCCCCGCAGAGGTCACGACACCCGCAGCATCTGAGGCCGAGCCCAAGGCAGAGTGA